Part of the Nitrospirota bacterium genome is shown below.
CCGTCCATCCAAATTTTTCCTTGTGGTTCAAGCATAGCAACGAAGACGAACCGGTGAATGATGTGAGCGCCGAAAGCGGAATATAGCAGCGGGCTGGAAGAAGCGTCAAGCAAACGGGCGCGCAACCCCCACAGGCACGAAGGAGCGAAAGAAAGACGGCTAGGCAGGCCTCTGAGAGGCGCGAAGCTGCTGGCTCAATATATGGGCGATATGTGTCGCGGCGGACGGATTGATGCGGACAAAGCCTAGGCCGAAATCATACCCATTCACCCAGCGGACCGTGGCCCGTTCAATTTCTATCGTCGGGCCACCGTCTGTCAGCTCAAAGCGGAGCGACAGTTCGAGGCCCGGCGTCACGGCATGTTCACCTTGAATACGCATCCCTGTATGGGACAGATTCGTCACCACACCCTTCCCCACACAATCCCCGCTCAGATAATAGAGCCCGCACTGGGTCGGGATGCGGCGGTAGGGACGGAGCACAAATCGCGTGCCTTTCGGCTGAGGCAGATGAGACTTCGGTGCGACGGCCATAATTTATCTCCAATCCCAGGCGTAGCGTGACAATGACACAGCAGCATACGCCCAGGAATCAGCCCAAGATAGCCAACGAACAGGTTAACCCGAAGGAGGGGGAAAGGGCTGAAGAGGAGCCAGCGGGCGGGGAAATATCCGTGGGGGACGAGCCTTTGCCTTGACAGGCCTCAAGCCCCTATGTTACACAATCATCTTCTGTAACGGAGGCAGGGGTCTATGTACGCAATCATTGAAACGGGCGGCAAGCAGTATCGGGTGGAAACTGGATCTTTGGTCCAGGTGGAGTCTCTTCCCGGCGAAATCGGGGGGACGATCGAAATCGGCGAAGTCAGGCTGGTTCACGGCGAAAAAGGCATGGTCGTCGGGCAACCGCTGGTCAAAGGGGCCATCGTCAAAGCCGAAATTATCGACCAGGACCGGACTCGCTCCATCACCATCTTCAAGAAACAACGGCGCAAGAACTATCGGCGGACCCGTGGCCATCGCCAGGGCTTCACCAAGCTGCGCATTACCGGTATCGAAACAGCTTAACGAGGATCAGTCATGGCAACAAATAAAGGCGGCGGATCAACACGAAACGGGCGCGACAGTAATCCACAGTACCTTGGCGTCAAGGCCTATGCTGGGGAGACCGTCACGGCCGGATCCATCCTGATCCGTCAGCGCGGAACGAGATTCTTCCCCGGGTTCAACGTGGGCCTCGGTAAAGACCATACCCTCTTCGCCCTCATTACGGGGATCGTGAAGTTCGAACGCGGCCGCGGACGGAAGAAGATCAGCGTCTATGCTGACTCCGTGCCG
Proteins encoded:
- a CDS encoding PilZ domain-containing protein; translation: MAVAPKSHLPQPKGTRFVLRPYRRIPTQCGLYYLSGDCVGKGVVTNLSHTGMRIQGEHAVTPGLELSLRFELTDGGPTIEIERATVRWVNGYDFGLGFVRINPSAATHIAHILSQQLRASQRPA
- the rplU gene encoding 50S ribosomal protein L21, giving the protein MYAIIETGGKQYRVETGSLVQVESLPGEIGGTIEIGEVRLVHGEKGMVVGQPLVKGAIVKAEIIDQDRTRSITIFKKQRRKNYRRTRGHRQGFTKLRITGIETA
- the rpmA gene encoding 50S ribosomal protein L27, with amino-acid sequence MATNKGGGSTRNGRDSNPQYLGVKAYAGETVTAGSILIRQRGTRFFPGFNVGLGKDHTLFALITGIVKFERGRGRKKISVYADSVPAVS